The Planctomycetia bacterium genomic sequence CTTAGTGGACTGCGACACCCCAGGACTTTCGGACAGCGGCGGGGGCTGTTTTTTTACGCCGCTTGGGCCGGGGCGTGATCGGCTTCGAAACGGCTGCTCTGTCAAAAATGAAAACGCGGCGTTCTTTCCACCTCCATTTGGGGTCGCATTGGGATTCCAAAGCGGACGCCGTTTGACGAGCCACGTTCGAGAAAAACTCCTCTGGCAGCCGCTTTCGGGCCTGGCAGTAGGCGCCCGTTTTGGCCGAGCATGGACGCCGCCCCTGAGACACACGGTGCGCAATCAAGCGGGCGACAGCTCTGCGACACGAATTGTCGGCGCTCAGTACTTGTCCCAGGAAGACCCACAACGTGACGAGCGGCGTAAAGATCCGATCCAACCAAATCACGTTGACCGTATTCAATGCGCTCGCGATCAATTCTTCCGAAAGCACGTCGCCGAACGGTAAGCCTACATCCTGGAGGAATTGCCGACGCAGAAAACTGAGCTGTTGTTGAAATCCCCCCTGGTTAAAATACCGCATCTTTGGGCCTCCTTGCCGTGATGAGTGCCTTTTCAAACACCATCTACGCAAGCGAGGCCCATTTCACCAAGGTCAATTCCCGCTAGAGACTTACGGAAGAACTACGTGCCATTCGTCGAATGTAACTGTGAATACGCGACTTTCCGATAGTAGTGCTTCAGCAGTCCACCCAGCCGCGTTTTTCAGGCGACCTCGGTAATTGGTAACGTGGACGCTCCGTCGGTCGTCTTCCGACGATACCCCTTCTTCACCACGGTCTGGTTTTCCAATGCCTGATGCGGACGTTCGAGTTTGTAATGCTCCAAGAATTCTCGAACGAGGTAGTTCAGATGCCGCTCGCCAAGCACGACAAAATGGTCCAGGCATTCTTGCCCGAGCGTTTGGATGAACCGCTCAACGAAGGCGCAGGTGTTGGGCGAGCGGTATGCGGTCCACTGGACTCGCAAGCCGGCGTCCTCAAGCGTCGTGTCAAACGACCTGGCAAATTTAGTGTCGCGATCGTGCATGATCACGTCAGCCCCCAGCTTGCTCTTCTTGACGTGCTTCAGGAACGCCGCGGCTTGCTCGTTCACCCAAGCTTCGTTCGGATGCTGCGTGGCCGGCGAAATGAGCACTCGCCGTGTCTCGACGTGCAGGAAAACCAGCAGAAAGGCGTCCCGGAGCCCCTTCGGCGTCACAATCCGTTTCGAGACGAAGTCGCATTGCCACAGCGTGGCGGCGTGAATCTTGACGAACTCGTCCCAGGTGCCGTGCCCGCGCGTACGCGATAAGCTGCCAGAATACTTGAACCCAAAAACCAAAGAGAGATTCGCGTGATTTGGAAGTCTGTAATCCGAAAAAACGTTTGGCGAGCCTTGGTTTACTCTTATTTTTCTTTAAAAAGTTCTTGACAGGCATGCGGCCGGCTATTCAATTCAATAGTTCCTTACCTGAACTCCGTGCATCCTCGCCGTATTGCCTTTGAGATGGGCACGGACCCGAAGCGCTAGGTCCAGCGCACACATTGAGGAAACATCCCATGAAGAAGCAATCAGCCGTCCTCGCGATCGTGATCGCACTAGCGTTTGCCCCGTCGCCTGTCTCAGCGCAGAATTTGTTGACGAACGGCAATCTCGACATCACTCAGCCAGTGGAAATCGTTCCCGCTTTCTTCCTGCCAAAGCCTGCCAGTTGGGTAAATGAAGGGTCGCGGTCCATTTCGGGACCCTACGAGGACGAAATGTCGTCGGAGCCGTGGGCCGGACCGGCTCCGACACCATTGACTACTGATGGCAGCGGCGCCGCTTCGCCAAATGGATGTGGCGGCCTCGACTGTGCCGTGTTTTTCAAACCGTTTTCCGGAAACACCTCCGACGGAACAGCTACGGGGCACTTGTATCAGGATCACGCCGCCACGCCGGGCGTAACATACACGCTGACCGGTTGGGCCGGCGCGGAGCCCAATTTCCTCGGAGGTGGGAAATTCGCCCTCGATTTCTTGAATGCGGGCGGGACAAAAATCAGCGCCGCCGAGCTCGATTTGGTGGCTGCTGGATTGTTCACCGATAACGGCCTTGCATTCGACTACAAAGAGTTTTCGGTCTCGGCGATCGCGCCGGACGGCACTGCCACCGTCCGCGCCCGCGCCTCTATGATCGACGCGCTGTCCAATCCACTTGGTGGAGGTCAGGCCTTTGTGATTGATGATTTCGAATTGACCGCCGTGCCAGAACCGTCGACCGCTGTCCTGGCAATCGCCGGAATGGTGGCCGTCGTGGCCGTCTCCCATCGTCGGCGCCGCGCCGCTGTCTAGCGCGAGAAGCACGCCCAGAATGCATGTCGCACGACAGCCCGCATCCGCAGCTTGGAGCTGTAGGTTTCGCTGATTGCCCAAAGCAACATCGCGCGCTCGCGCATCTGTTAACTGGCCCGTACTTTTTCCCAACGGCAGGAAAAGGCGCTCTCTAGTTAACGGCCCGCGCTCTCTCCTCTGTTAACTGAACCCGTCTAGGTTCGTAGACGGTTGCATTCGCTGGGAGGGGACCGAAACGGACTCGAAATCAGCATCCTATTGCTAGGCAACGATTTACGACTTGCGCTCTCGCGCGCATTGTTACGAAGAGGGTTGCGTACGGGGAGCTGGCCGAACTCGTCCAGGAAGTGGCAGTTGGGCGCTCTTGGCGCGAAGTCCCTTTCCCATTCGATCGAAGGCTGGCCGCCGCCTTGCCCGCAGGGGGCGCCGCCACTTTGCAAATTCACCAAGAGGCGGAACGCACCGCCCGCCTGATAGAACTGCAGCCCGATCAACCCCGCTGCAGCCGGGTTCGTCCGAGTCGGCGCAGATCGTGGCTAGGAGCATGCCGTCCGAGCAATTCACGGGGTCGCTGTCGATATGGATCTGCTGCATCGGCCCCATGATGTAAACACCGTCGATCGCCGCGCAGTCGGCGCAAAGGGCGTACAGGCTTGCTACCGAGACCAAAACCGCACTGGCCGACAAGCCGCCGGTGGCGCCCATCGCATAATTACTTCTGCGCGTGCACTTAGATCAACGACCATGCCGCCTCGCTTGCGCGTCGGGCTGCTGTAGTTTTTTCTGTGGCAATACTTAGCCCAGGGCTACTTCTTCGCCGCTTCCGTGTCCGCCTTGGCTTTCGCTTCTTGTGCGGCCGACAGTTCCGGGTTCGGCGTGGCGTCGCCGGGTTCCTTGTTGAGGATCCATTTGATGCCGCCGAGCATCGATTCCATATACATGGGGTTGGTCCAGACGTCTTCACGATGCCCCAGGCTCATGTGGAAGACCTTGCCGTCGCCGTATTCCTTGACCCAGGCGATCGGCACGTGGTACGGCTCCTTCAAGTCGGTCTTGGCCATGTTGAGGCTCATCAACACGCGGACCTTTTCGGGCTGCCAGTTCTTGAATTTGTAGATTTCGTCTTTGAGCGTGAACTCGTCGCCCCATGGCTTGCTGAGCGGGTGCTCCTTGTCGTGAACCGTGACGGTGACGGTTTGGTCCGATCCCCAGGGGTGTCCGTCGAACGTGCCGCCGATCATGTCCCAATACGGTTGATAGTCGTGGTAAGTGTCGGTGGCCGAATGCGCGCCGATGAACCCATGCCCCTTCTGCTTCAACCAGTCATTGAAAAAGTAATTGCGCGTTTCGTCGTCGATTGGCAGGGCGCCGGTCGTGTAGAAAAACACGATGTCGTAGTTTTGCAAGTTTTCCTTGGTGAAATCCTTCGCCGCGTCCTGAGTGCAATCGACCCGGAACAGGTTGCTGGAAATCCCTAAGTCGGTGATCGCCTGCTCGGCCGGAGAGAGCGCCCCGTCCGGTCGCGTGACCGAACCGTGCTTGAAACCGACGCTTTGGGTGAGCATCAGAATTCGTACCCCGCGTACCGGCGCGTCGGCGGCGACGGCCTCCGAGGTCGAAAGCCCGGCAGCCAAACCGGCAGCGAGCACGAGAAACAGGCGTCGCGAAAAGTTCATGGGGCGATTCTCCGTGGAGGGACGGCGAAATGGGCAACAAGGCGGGAACGCACGTGCGGCGTACAATTCTCCCGGGTAGTGTAATTCCGCACCGCGAGGCAAACCAGAGGCCCTATGGCGGTCCGATTGAGCGAAGACGAATTCTGCCAGGCCGTCGACGAGGTCGTCCGGTCGCTGCCGGCCCAGTTTTTGGCGTGGCTGGAGAATGTGGTGATCGAGGTGGAACGCTACCCGGACCCGAGGCTGCAGCGCCAGATGAAGCTGGGGCCCCGGCATATCGGCCTGATGGGCCTCTTCGAAGGGCATTACGTCACCAAACAGGAATACGGAATGGCGATGCCGAACCGCATCCTGCTGTTTCAGCGGGCGATCGAATCCCGCTGCCGATCGGTCGAAGAGGTTCGCTACGAAATCCGCCGGACGGTGCTGCACGAGTTGGCGCACCATTTTGGCTATGAAGAATCCGATCTGGATGACTTTGAGGCGCAGCCGAGTTCGTTTGATTAGGAGTGATTGCCCGCGAAACACGCGAAAGGACGCGAAAAGGGGACTGGTAGAGAAGGGAAGGTTGACCAAGTTTCCCAGCCCCAACGGGGCGATAGATAATTGCCAGCGGTGCAAACCGCTGGTGCTGGGGACACGCAAATTTGCATTGAGCCCCATCGGGGCGACACGCGTTGAGCGAAGGCGATATCAACAGTGTTTCGCCCCGTTGGGGCTCAATTTATTTCCTTCGTTCGTTTTCCAGGGGTTGGCACCCCTGGCTATTGTCTGTCGCCCCTGCGGGGCTGCGTTCACCGCACTGCTTCAAGTGCTCTTCTGCTCGCGTCTTTCGCGGGCAGTTCCCCCCACCCCGCACAAGAACTATGATGTGGCCGACGAATAGTCCGTCGGGTGGTGGCTTTCCAACCAGGGCGGGGAATTGCATGGTCGCCGCGATCGAGGTGCGCGATTTACGGAAGACGTATGGCAGCCGCTGGCGCGGCCGGCAGATCCACGCCTTGCGCGGGGTTACGCTGGACGTGCCGCGCGGCGAAATCTTTGGGCTACTCGGCCCGAACGGCGCCGGTAAGACGACGCTGATCAAAGTTTTGCTCGGGATTATCAGTCGCAGCGCGGGCGAGGCTCGGCTGCTCGACTTTCCGGCCGGCGATCTCCGCGGGCGCCGGCGCGTCGGCTACCTGCCGGAACATCATCGCATTCCCCGGCATCACACCGCGAATTCGGCGTTGACCTACTACGGCGGGTTGAGCGGCCTTTCGCCCAGCGAAGTCCGCGCGCGGCGCGAGGCGCTGCTGGAAACCGTGGGGCTGCGCGGCTGGGGCGATGTTTCGGTGTCGCAGTTCTCCAAAGGCATGCAGCAACGACTCGGCCTGGCGCAAGCCATGCTCCATGAGCCGGAGTTGTTGGTCTTGGACGAGCCGACCGACGGCGTCGACCCGGTCGGTCGCTCCGAAATGCGGGCGCTTCTGCAGCGGCTCAAGGATCAGGGCAAGACGATGTTCCTGAACAGCCACTTGTTGCAGGAAGTCGAGTTAGTCTGCGATCGCGTGGCGATTCTCGACCGCGGCGAATTGCTGCAAGTCGGAGAAGTCGACGCCCTGACGATCGAAGCCGTCAACGACGTGCAGTTCACGTTCGCCGGCAGCGATGCGCAGCTTTCCGCGGCGTTCGGCAACGCTCCCGCACAGCCCGTGGCCATTCAAGAGAACGGGCAATTCCTGATCACGCTCGTCAATCCCGCACAGGCGGATGTCGATCGACTGATCGATCAGGCGCGTCAGGGCGGGCTGAGCGTGCTCGGCGTTGAGCGGCGGCACCAGACATTGGAACAAGCGTTTCTCAAGATCATTCAAAGGGCCCGGCCAGCCGCATGAGACCGTACCTGACGATCCTGCGCGATTCGTTCCACGAGGCGCTCGCGTCGCGCGTGCTGTGGATGATTTTGATCGTAATCACGATCCTGTTGCTGTGCATGGCGCCGTTCGGGCCCTACGGTCTGCGCGGCTCGGAGTTCGCCCCGCAGGAAGTCTTCGACCCGCCGCGCGTGGCGCGAGAAATCCTGAAAGATCTGGACGCCACCGGTCCGACGGTCGGCAAGAGTCTGGTCAAACAGTGGGGCGCGGATTCCCGGCAGCGGTTAGAAAACATCGTCGCGAAAAAAGCGCCCACGAACGCGGCAGGCAGCGACGATCCAGATGCGGAAAGCCACGGAATCACGACGACTACGCCTGCCAGCGCCGATGCCGAATGGCTGACGACAAAGTTGAACGCTTCGATCGCCAGCCCCGATTTCTTCGAGCCGGACGCGTGGAAAAAGGTGCGCTTGCGCAAAGAGGCTCGCGGGTTGCAGGAGGAGGGCGTCGCGAGTCTCAGCTCCACGGATCGCGAGCGCTTCCATCGGCTCGCACTCGAGGCGGCGTTTCCCAATCAGTTGGCGCTGTTGAATCAACGCAAAGAAAGTCTCGGTTACTTCGGGCTGAAGATGGAACTCTTTGGCGAGTCGAAACGCTCCGAATGGCACGACATCATTGGCAATTTGATCTTCGGGCTGCTGAAACTCGGCGTCGGCGTGGGGGGCGTGTTGGCGGGCTTGTTCGTCACTTCTACGATTATGCCTCAGGCCTTCGAAGCCGGCGCCGTCGATTTGTTGTTTAGCAAACCGGTGGTGCGCTCGGGCGTCTATCTGACCAAGTTTCTCGGCGGCTGCTCGTTCGTCGTGATCATGGCCGCATATTTGATCGGCGGCATCTGGCTGCTGGCCGGAATGCGCTTCGGGCTATGGAACATCCACCTGCTGGCGACGATCCCGATCTTCGTGTTTATCTTCGCCGTCTACTATTCCGTCTCGTGCCTGGCCGGGGCGTATTGGCGCAACCCAATCGTCTCGGTGGTGATCGCCGTGATGCTCTGGGCGTTTGGCTGGATGCTGACGATCTTCAACGGCTTTGCGGACACGTACGTCGTCGTGCCGTCGCGGATCATCAAGGTCTTTACCGCCGGCGAGACGCCGATGAGCGTCGCCGAGATGGGCCAGGTGCGGCGCTGGGATGCCGCCACGAATTCCTGGCAAGAAGTCTTTGCTCCGGAAAAGGAAGAAACCGTTGGTTTTGGCATTCGACGTCCGACGCCGTACGCCGGGCCGATCTACGACGCGCCGAACAAGCGAATCGTCGCCGTGGAACGCAACATCCGCGAGATGCAGCAGTTTGCCAGCGCGGCCACCATCTGGGTCGGCGCCGAGGCGGACAACTTCGAGCGCAAGCAGGCGCTCAAACTGCCAGCAGAAGCGCAGGGGACGCGGGCGTTCTTGCGCGAACCGGACGGCAAGTTCCTGCTCTTGACGGATCGCGCCATGCTGCGCTGGAACGGCGAGGTCGAAGCACAACAAGAAGCGCCGAAAATCGCT encodes the following:
- a CDS encoding ThuA domain-containing protein, whose translation is MNFSRRLFLVLAAGLAAGLSTSEAVAADAPVRGVRILMLTQSVGFKHGSVTRPDGALSPAEQAITDLGISSNLFRVDCTQDAAKDFTKENLQNYDIVFFYTTGALPIDDETRNYFFNDWLKQKGHGFIGAHSATDTYHDYQPYWDMIGGTFDGHPWGSDQTVTVTVHDKEHPLSKPWGDEFTLKDEIYKFKNWQPEKVRVLMSLNMAKTDLKEPYHVPIAWVKEYGDGKVFHMSLGHREDVWTNPMYMESMLGGIKWILNKEPGDATPNPELSAAQEAKAKADTEAAKK
- a CDS encoding integrase core domain-containing protein — its product is MVFGFKYSGSLSRTRGHGTWDEFVKIHAATLWQCDFVSKRIVTPKGLRDAFLLVFLHVETRRVLISPATQHPNEAWVNEQAAAFLKHVKKSKLGADVIMHDRDTKFARSFDTTLEDAGLRVQWTAYRSPNTCAFVERFIQTLGQECLDHFVVLGERHLNYLVREFLEHYKLERPHQALENQTVVKKGYRRKTTDGASTLPITEVA
- a CDS encoding metallopeptidase family protein, whose protein sequence is MSEDEFCQAVDEVVRSLPAQFLAWLENVVIEVERYPDPRLQRQMKLGPRHIGLMGLFEGHYVTKQEYGMAMPNRILLFQRAIESRCRSVEEVRYEIRRTVLHELAHHFGYEESDLDDFEAQPSSFD
- a CDS encoding ABC transporter ATP-binding protein; this encodes MVAAIEVRDLRKTYGSRWRGRQIHALRGVTLDVPRGEIFGLLGPNGAGKTTLIKVLLGIISRSAGEARLLDFPAGDLRGRRRVGYLPEHHRIPRHHTANSALTYYGGLSGLSPSEVRARREALLETVGLRGWGDVSVSQFSKGMQQRLGLAQAMLHEPELLVLDEPTDGVDPVGRSEMRALLQRLKDQGKTMFLNSHLLQEVELVCDRVAILDRGELLQVGEVDALTIEAVNDVQFTFAGSDAQLSAAFGNAPAQPVAIQENGQFLITLVNPAQADVDRLIDQARQGGLSVLGVERRHQTLEQAFLKIIQRARPAA
- a CDS encoding PEP-CTERM sorting domain-containing protein encodes the protein MKKQSAVLAIVIALAFAPSPVSAQNLLTNGNLDITQPVEIVPAFFLPKPASWVNEGSRSISGPYEDEMSSEPWAGPAPTPLTTDGSGAASPNGCGGLDCAVFFKPFSGNTSDGTATGHLYQDHAATPGVTYTLTGWAGAEPNFLGGGKFALDFLNAGGTKISAAELDLVAAGLFTDNGLAFDYKEFSVSAIAPDGTATVRARASMIDALSNPLGGGQAFVIDDFELTAVPEPSTAVLAIAGMVAVVAVSHRRRRAAV
- a CDS encoding ABC transporter permease, with the protein product MRPYLTILRDSFHEALASRVLWMILIVITILLLCMAPFGPYGLRGSEFAPQEVFDPPRVAREILKDLDATGPTVGKSLVKQWGADSRQRLENIVAKKAPTNAAGSDDPDAESHGITTTTPASADAEWLTTKLNASIASPDFFEPDAWKKVRLRKEARGLQEEGVASLSSTDRERFHRLALEAAFPNQLALLNQRKESLGYFGLKMELFGESKRSEWHDIIGNLIFGLLKLGVGVGGVLAGLFVTSTIMPQAFEAGAVDLLFSKPVVRSGVYLTKFLGGCSFVVIMAAYLIGGIWLLAGMRFGLWNIHLLATIPIFVFIFAVYYSVSCLAGAYWRNPIVSVVIAVMLWAFGWMLTIFNGFADTYVVVPSRIIKVFTAGETPMSVAEMGQVRRWDAATNSWQEVFAPEKEETVGFGIRRPTPYAGPIYDAPNKRIVAVERNIREMQQFASAATIWVGAEADNFERKQALKLPAEAQGTRAFLREPDGKFLLLTDRAMLRWNGEVEAQQEAPKIAGFDVPFFNRGGGKQLENVAPEVPIEGRFEAALNNKTGELAVLTEAGLYLCQRGEDGKYKVRETTELELDELGPLAAGGESVVAALEDGRFLAFNASDGKQRDPITIPTASDPNTLFASPDGKWFALLTRDKRAWLYDAKQHRLFSAAVSGQGDITALAFSDAGELLVTDRTDRVSTYSVPALQREARYQPRREWLRFGYDFLVYPLYRIVPKPRELDQLTLSLVSELDKTPGTGVERDTDLNAPSDYSKWTPVRDNGIFIILMLALGCWHVTRRDY